One stretch of Xanthomonas sp. DAR 35659 DNA includes these proteins:
- a CDS encoding substrate-binding domain-containing protein has product MYKVTIQPQWELRTEDGQRLPPRLVELLLAIRDTGSLAAACRQLGLSYRYAWGTLREARRLFGQPLLRATRGRGARLAPIGERLVWAEQRVAARLAPTLESLASELETELERAFRQEAAPLRLHASHGFGVETLRRCMVLAGAPLDLKYRSPDDALAALRNDACDLASLHLPIGELENELLDHYRDRLDPHGDCVLHLATRTQGLVVAPGNPRRIQALPDLLRADVRFIQRQPGSGTRLLLERLLARQGLAANALHGPDMEELTHAAVAAYVASGLADAGFGLEPPARRYGLDFIPIVDERYFLLCRRDALDSGRLAPIVDLLRSETFQYELGLLPGYDARDCGRVQSVAEAFAGC; this is encoded by the coding sequence GTGTACAAGGTGACCATCCAGCCGCAGTGGGAATTGCGCACCGAGGACGGCCAGCGCCTGCCGCCGCGGCTGGTGGAGCTGCTGCTGGCGATCCGCGACACCGGTTCGCTGGCCGCGGCGTGCCGCCAGCTGGGGCTGTCCTACCGCTACGCCTGGGGCACCCTGCGCGAGGCGCGGCGACTGTTCGGGCAGCCCCTGCTGCGCGCCACCCGCGGCCGCGGCGCGCGCCTGGCGCCGATCGGCGAGCGCCTGGTGTGGGCCGAACAGCGCGTCGCCGCGCGCCTGGCGCCGACCCTGGAAAGCCTGGCCAGCGAACTGGAGACCGAACTGGAGCGCGCGTTCCGCCAGGAAGCGGCGCCGCTGCGCCTGCATGCATCGCACGGCTTCGGGGTGGAGACCCTGCGCCGCTGCATGGTGCTGGCCGGCGCGCCGCTGGACCTGAAGTACCGCAGCCCGGACGATGCGCTGGCGGCGCTGCGCAACGACGCCTGCGACCTGGCCAGCCTGCATCTGCCGATCGGCGAGCTGGAGAACGAACTGCTCGACCACTATCGCGACCGGCTCGACCCGCACGGCGATTGCGTGCTGCACCTGGCCACGCGCACCCAGGGCCTGGTGGTGGCGCCGGGCAATCCGAGGCGCATCCAGGCCCTGCCCGACCTGCTGCGCGCCGACGTCCGCTTCATCCAGCGCCAGCCCGGTTCGGGCACGCGCCTGCTGCTGGAGCGCCTGCTGGCGCGCCAGGGCCTGGCGGCGAACGCCCTGCATGGCCCGGACATGGAGGAACTGACCCACGCCGCGGTCGCCGCCTACGTCGCCAGTGGCCTGGCCGACGCCGGCTTCGGCCTGGAACCGCCGGCGCGGCGCTACGGCCTGGACTTCATCCCGATCGTCGACGAGCGCTACTTCCTGTTGTGCCGCCGCGATGCGCTGGACAGCGGGCGGCTGGCGCCGATCGTGGATCTGCTGCGCAGCGAGACGTTCCAGTACGAGCTCGGCCTGCTGCCCGGCTACGACGCGCGCGACTGCGGCCGCGTGCAAAGCGTGGCCGAGGCGTTCGCCGGATGTTGA
- a CDS encoding DNA-3-methyladenine glycosylase I, whose translation MNTTIPGPDGRPRCAWCAAAPAFFHYHDSEWGFPVGDDRRLFEKLSLEAFQCGLSWRTILAKRENFRAAFLDFDFHRLAEFGERDVARLLRDAGIVRHRGKIEAVIHNARQARALVEREGSLAAFLWRHEPDPASPVASQPVSTSPESVALSKALKKLGWKFVGPTTVYAFMQAMGLVNDHAEACAIRAEVALARQRFRRPTAR comes from the coding sequence ATGAACACGACGATTCCCGGCCCCGACGGCCGTCCGCGCTGCGCCTGGTGCGCGGCGGCGCCGGCGTTCTTCCACTACCACGACAGCGAATGGGGCTTTCCGGTCGGCGACGACCGGCGCCTGTTCGAGAAGCTGAGCCTGGAAGCGTTCCAGTGCGGCTTGAGCTGGCGCACCATCCTGGCCAAGCGCGAGAACTTCCGCGCCGCCTTCCTCGATTTCGACTTCCACCGGCTGGCCGAGTTCGGCGAGCGCGACGTGGCGCGGCTGCTGCGCGACGCCGGCATCGTGCGCCATCGCGGCAAGATCGAGGCGGTCATCCACAACGCGCGCCAGGCGCGCGCGCTGGTCGAGCGCGAGGGCTCGCTGGCGGCGTTCCTGTGGCGCCACGAACCCGATCCGGCGAGCCCGGTCGCGTCGCAGCCGGTCTCCACCTCACCCGAATCGGTAGCGCTGTCGAAAGCCTTGAAGAAGCTGGGCTGGAAATTCGTCGGACCGACCACGGTGTATGCGTTCATGCAGGCCATGGGACTGGTGAACGATCACGCCGAGGCATGCGCGATCCGCGCCGAGGTGGCGCTGGCCAGGCAACGCTTCCGACGCCCGACCGCACGTTGA
- a CDS encoding DUF1203 domain-containing protein translates to MSSFLCVGLPAAPFAPLFDLDATQLQARAARRVHADAAPGFPCRVSLEDAQPGEELLLLHYLHQAAQTPYRAAGPIYVRRHARTAVPMPNQVPPAIARRLISLRGYDAEDMMIAADVHAGDTVAAAIVQAFADPRVRYLHLHHARQGCFACRVERV, encoded by the coding sequence ATGTCCAGTTTCCTTTGCGTCGGCCTGCCGGCCGCACCGTTCGCCCCGCTGTTCGACCTCGATGCGACGCAGTTGCAGGCGCGCGCCGCGCGCCGCGTCCACGCCGATGCCGCGCCCGGCTTTCCATGCCGGGTCAGCCTGGAAGACGCGCAACCCGGCGAGGAACTGTTGCTGCTGCACTACCTGCACCAAGCGGCGCAGACGCCGTACCGCGCCGCCGGACCGATCTACGTGCGCCGCCACGCGCGCACCGCCGTGCCGATGCCGAACCAGGTGCCGCCGGCCATCGCGCGCCGCCTGATCTCGCTGCGCGGCTACGACGCCGAGGACATGATGATCGCCGCCGATGTGCATGCCGGGGACACGGTCGCGGCGGCGATCGTGCAGGCCTTCGCCGATCCGCGCGTGCGCTACCTGCATCTGCACCATGCGCGCCAGGGCTGTTTCGCGTGCAGGGTCGAGCGGGTGTGA
- a CDS encoding H-NS histone family protein → MTEVRNLQQIAEAKAKLQEEMRKLEEQEKQAREGETSAAHANILSLLEQFAEFFSAKQRNEIAAYVTSAAPKAASAKSAGGRSEVKPKYQLPHTGETWSGRGRTPKAFAAWEGTAAYNEWKARHPDLKFPLVKY, encoded by the coding sequence ATGACGGAAGTTCGCAACTTGCAACAAATCGCCGAAGCCAAGGCCAAGCTGCAGGAAGAAATGCGCAAGCTGGAAGAGCAGGAGAAGCAGGCGCGCGAAGGCGAGACCAGCGCCGCCCATGCCAACATCCTGTCGTTGCTGGAGCAGTTCGCCGAGTTCTTCAGCGCCAAGCAGCGCAACGAGATCGCCGCGTACGTGACCAGCGCCGCGCCGAAGGCGGCCAGCGCCAAGTCCGCCGGCGGCCGCAGCGAGGTCAAGCCGAAGTACCAGCTGCCGCATACCGGCGAGACCTGGTCCGGCCGTGGCCGCACCCCGAAGGCCTTCGCCGCCTGGGAAGGCACCGCCGCCTACAACGAATGGAAGGCGCGCCACCCGGATCTGAAGTTCCCGCTGGTCAAATACTGA
- a CDS encoding tyrosine-type recombinase/integrase — MPLTDTAIRKAKPAATPQKLRDGNGLYLLLRPDGARWWRYDYRRPVTGKRNTLSFGTYPEVSLTDARERLAEARRLLAAKIDPGEQRKAVKAAGEAAAANSFEVVAREWFAKQQKDWSTQYSDKIIRRLQSDIFPWIGSSPIAAITAPELLKHLERIEQRGAIETAHRALQTCGAVFRYAVRTGRAEADPTGALKGALTPWRSMPFAAATTSEEATTVLRKIDISTSRPVVRSALRLAPLLFARPGELVRMRWAELDLDAGQWRYFVTKTKRTHIAALSTQAVEILRDLHPLTGRGEFVFPGGRDPRKHMSGNAILVAARRCGIEKDESTIHGFRHMASTLLNEMGRWNPDAIESALTHKMPGVRGIYNQAQYLDERRKMMQAWADNLDTLKADPANKVVLFKHRVTRG; from the coding sequence ATGCCTCTCACCGATACCGCCATCCGTAAAGCGAAACCCGCCGCCACGCCTCAGAAGCTGCGCGACGGCAACGGCCTGTATCTGCTGCTACGACCCGACGGCGCACGCTGGTGGCGCTACGACTATCGCCGCCCGGTCACTGGCAAGCGCAACACCCTGTCGTTCGGCACCTATCCGGAAGTGAGCCTCACGGACGCGCGAGAGAGACTGGCGGAAGCGCGCCGCCTACTTGCGGCCAAGATCGACCCCGGCGAACAGCGGAAGGCCGTCAAGGCCGCTGGCGAGGCCGCCGCCGCGAACAGCTTCGAGGTCGTCGCCCGAGAGTGGTTCGCCAAGCAGCAGAAGGATTGGAGTACCCAGTACTCGGACAAGATCATCCGCCGCTTGCAGAGCGACATCTTTCCCTGGATCGGCAGCAGCCCCATCGCAGCCATCACCGCCCCGGAACTGCTGAAGCACCTGGAGCGGATCGAACAGCGAGGCGCCATCGAGACTGCTCATCGAGCCTTGCAGACCTGCGGCGCAGTCTTTCGGTACGCAGTGCGTACTGGCCGGGCCGAAGCCGATCCGACAGGTGCATTGAAAGGAGCGCTGACTCCCTGGCGATCCATGCCGTTCGCTGCTGCCACCACATCGGAGGAAGCGACGACCGTGCTGCGGAAGATTGACATAAGCACCAGCCGGCCAGTGGTCAGGAGTGCCCTGCGACTGGCACCGTTGCTGTTCGCCAGACCCGGCGAGCTTGTCCGCATGAGGTGGGCGGAGTTGGACCTTGACGCCGGACAGTGGCGTTACTTCGTGACCAAGACCAAGCGCACCCATATCGCCGCCCTTTCGACTCAGGCAGTGGAAATTCTGCGCGACCTACACCCCCTTACCGGACGCGGCGAGTTCGTTTTCCCTGGTGGGCGCGACCCTCGCAAGCACATGTCTGGCAATGCCATTTTAGTGGCAGCGCGACGCTGCGGCATCGAGAAAGACGAAAGCACCATCCACGGCTTCCGACACATGGCAAGCACGCTACTGAACGAAATGGGCCGCTGGAACCCCGATGCAATCGAATCCGCCCTAACCCATAAGATGCCTGGAGTGCGCGGCATCTACAATCAAGCACAGTATTTGGACGAACGCCGCAAGATGATGCAGGCTTGGGCGGACAACCTCGACACATTGAAAGCTGACCCTGCGAACAAGGTTGTTCTCTTCAAGCACAGAGTGACGCGTGGGTAA
- the yecR gene encoding YecR family lipoprotein, which translates to MPRGFTMKLKFCGAAAVVLLVGACATHADWLVTKASRADGVIALSYERNEFQRPDLSEQEAVQLATQKCRNWGYKGAEPFGSQSTECLSRRGFGNCGSRRVTVEFQCTGSPSQQ; encoded by the coding sequence ATGCCAAGGGGGTTCACCATGAAATTGAAGTTTTGCGGTGCGGCGGCTGTCGTACTGCTTGTCGGCGCATGTGCCACTCATGCCGACTGGCTGGTAACCAAAGCGAGCCGCGCAGATGGTGTGATTGCGCTTTCGTACGAGCGCAATGAGTTCCAGCGTCCCGACTTGAGCGAACAAGAGGCCGTCCAACTTGCCACTCAGAAGTGCAGGAATTGGGGGTACAAGGGCGCAGAGCCGTTTGGTTCGCAGAGTACCGAATGCCTGTCGCGCCGAGGATTCGGAAACTGCGGATCAAGGCGAGTGACCGTTGAGTTCCAATGCACTGGTTCGCCCAGTCAGCAGTAG
- a CDS encoding helix-turn-helix domain-containing protein: MPTDPRVLFGLRLAEVRKAKGLSQERLALESGLARSYLGGVERGQRNIALLNIYRLAEALGVHPSCLLEPTSPTKAR, encoded by the coding sequence ATGCCAACCGATCCCCGTGTCCTGTTTGGGCTGCGACTTGCCGAGGTCCGTAAGGCCAAGGGACTCTCCCAGGAACGTCTTGCCTTGGAGAGCGGGTTGGCGCGTAGCTACCTGGGCGGCGTCGAGCGTGGACAGCGCAACATCGCGCTACTGAACATCTACCGCCTTGCCGAGGCGCTGGGCGTGCATCCGAGCTGCTTGCTAGAGCCAACATCCCCCACCAAAGCTCGGTAA
- a CDS encoding ParB N-terminal domain-containing protein, which translates to MKYDAVMEQFKQAQTRLIKIGEIRTHDALQPRVARLVPFKDKGRAEESSEQHIATLRLVLEAAEDKQLDPIWLADIGSAEPVETGLYVVDGHHRLRAYQQAGRKQVPAGVLALDWRTAPVVSKLVNCTGRSLALHNEQRRDAAWQYLADLTHRGAIELPSVGESLRSVAARFGISKSTVSSMLTNMPHVIATEFHTLAIDPGTGWPRWRHVREAKNPWQTSLPSSDQQQLDRDAERVARHIVKLVDGSSPAVRARALEMLANDEVSATDQLASVELLAPFSPTRRPVPIRTPAVSAQPAHLDN; encoded by the coding sequence ATGAAATACGACGCGGTAATGGAACAGTTCAAACAAGCCCAAACTCGCCTGATCAAGATTGGCGAGATACGAACCCACGACGCTCTGCAACCACGTGTTGCCCGCTTGGTACCGTTCAAGGACAAAGGGCGAGCCGAGGAAAGCAGCGAGCAACATATTGCTACGCTTCGCTTGGTACTGGAAGCGGCGGAGGATAAGCAGCTTGATCCGATTTGGCTCGCCGACATTGGTAGCGCCGAGCCGGTAGAAACTGGCTTGTATGTGGTCGATGGTCACCACCGCCTGAGGGCATACCAACAAGCAGGCAGAAAGCAAGTTCCGGCTGGTGTTTTAGCCCTAGATTGGCGGACGGCCCCGGTTGTTTCCAAGCTGGTGAACTGCACTGGCAGATCGCTCGCTCTTCACAACGAGCAGCGCCGGGACGCGGCTTGGCAATACCTTGCAGATCTAACGCATCGAGGAGCTATCGAGCTTCCCAGTGTTGGGGAGTCTTTACGCTCTGTCGCCGCTCGATTTGGCATCAGCAAGAGTACGGTAAGCAGCATGCTCACCAATATGCCGCACGTCATCGCTACAGAGTTCCACACGCTGGCGATAGACCCCGGCACGGGTTGGCCGAGGTGGCGACATGTACGCGAAGCAAAGAACCCTTGGCAAACAAGCCTGCCTAGCTCGGACCAGCAGCAGCTAGACCGGGATGCAGAAAGGGTTGCGCGCCACATAGTCAAGCTCGTGGATGGCTCATCCCCAGCCGTGCGCGCCAGAGCGCTTGAGATGCTGGCGAACGACGAGGTGAGTGCCACAGATCAACTCGCATCGGTGGAGCTTCTTGCTCCCTTCAGCCCAACACGCCGCCCTGTCCCAATTAGGACACCCGCTGTCTCAGCGCAACCGGCACATCTGGACAACTGA
- a CDS encoding helix-turn-helix transcriptional regulator produces the protein MTTQPQTTLPYHFMRLPEVIATVGVSKSTLYAWAAAGKFPKPVQFPGGNIAAWVSTEVAAWMSAAVDARNGTQGLAA, from the coding sequence ATGACGACTCAACCACAGACGACACTGCCGTATCACTTCATGCGCTTGCCCGAGGTTATCGCGACCGTCGGCGTCAGCAAGTCCACGCTCTATGCCTGGGCCGCTGCGGGCAAGTTCCCGAAGCCCGTACAATTCCCCGGAGGCAACATTGCCGCTTGGGTCTCCACCGAAGTGGCCGCATGGATGAGTGCAGCGGTAGACGCACGCAATGGTACGCAGGGCCTAGCCGCATGA
- a CDS encoding chemotaxis protein CheW: MHDTTNDASAQAHDAHAPLQFLTFHLGQELFGLSIVGINEIIEYRAPTPVPSMPACVRGVINLRGAVVPIVDLQLRLGRAASDVTRRSCVVIATLERDGADQAFGLLVDAVSEVMDIAPQQIEAAPTFGSGIRGDLMQGVGKLEGRLVVLLERTRLLRMDDAPVLPAAA, encoded by the coding sequence ATGCACGACACGACCAATGACGCTTCGGCGCAGGCGCACGACGCACACGCTCCGTTGCAGTTCCTGACCTTTCACCTGGGGCAGGAACTGTTCGGCCTGAGCATCGTGGGCATCAATGAAATCATCGAGTACCGCGCGCCGACGCCGGTCCCGTCGATGCCGGCGTGCGTGCGCGGGGTGATCAACCTGCGTGGCGCGGTGGTGCCGATCGTGGATCTGCAGCTGCGGCTCGGGCGCGCGGCCAGCGACGTCACCCGGCGCAGTTGCGTGGTGATCGCGACGCTGGAGCGCGACGGCGCCGACCAGGCGTTCGGCTTGCTGGTCGACGCGGTCAGCGAAGTGATGGACATCGCGCCGCAGCAGATCGAGGCGGCGCCGACCTTCGGCAGCGGCATTCGCGGCGACCTGATGCAGGGCGTGGGCAAGCTGGAGGGGCGCCTGGTGGTCCTGCTGGAGCGCACGCGGCTGTTGCGGATGGACGACGCGCCGGTGCTGCCGGCCGCCGCGTGA
- a CDS encoding methyl-accepting chemotaxis protein, translating to MLGNMKIGTRLTCAFLIVAAIGACIGAIGIRNSGRINDYATQLYERELLGLSSIKEANINLIYAGRARANLQLATTQEERAKHLASLDKYTAAVVDSVAKSRGSFTSPESKAKLARFDEVWKQYLLHRGEFVEKVAREPLQHANPELSALSAKVRGASDELDGLMSELAAIKETRAAEASAETRAIHVSGARMLTTIIVVGVLLGVGLGFFISRSVTKPIGKAVEVANALAEGDLSVVIESASKDEAGQLLLAMQRMVDRLQQVVGEVNASAQTLAGASEEVNATAQSLSQASTEQAAGVEETSASLEQMTASIGQNTDNARITDGMAAQAARETLEGGEAVVATVAAMKQIAQKIGIIDDIAYQTNLLALNAAIEAARAGEHGKGFAVVAAEVRKLAERSQVAAQEIGEVAGSSVELAEKAGHLLETIVPSIKKTSDLVQEIAAASQEQASGVAQINSAVMQLSQTTQQNATASEELAATAEEMSSQALQLQNSMAFFHLPGLARGGVAHFDDGDAEATPRYPRGRSTGRERAVATRRPGSAKPDRADALLGRA from the coding sequence ATGTTGGGCAATATGAAGATCGGTACCAGGCTTACCTGCGCGTTTCTGATCGTGGCGGCCATCGGCGCCTGCATCGGCGCCATCGGCATCCGCAACTCGGGGCGCATCAACGACTACGCCACGCAGTTGTACGAACGCGAGCTGCTCGGCCTGTCCAGCATCAAGGAAGCCAACATCAACCTGATCTACGCCGGCCGTGCGCGCGCCAATCTGCAGCTCGCCACCACGCAGGAGGAGCGCGCCAAGCACCTGGCCAGCCTCGACAAGTACACCGCCGCCGTGGTCGATTCCGTCGCCAAGTCGCGCGGCTCGTTCACCAGCCCGGAGTCCAAGGCCAAACTGGCGCGCTTCGACGAGGTATGGAAGCAGTACCTGTTGCATCGCGGCGAGTTCGTCGAGAAGGTCGCGCGCGAGCCGCTCCAGCATGCCAATCCGGAACTGAGCGCGCTGTCGGCCAAGGTGCGCGGCGCGTCGGACGAACTCGACGGGCTGATGAGCGAACTGGCCGCGATCAAGGAAACCCGCGCGGCCGAGGCGAGCGCCGAAACCCGCGCGATCCACGTCAGCGGCGCCAGGATGCTGACCACCATCATCGTCGTCGGCGTGCTGCTCGGCGTCGGCCTGGGCTTCTTCATCAGCCGCAGCGTGACCAAGCCGATCGGCAAGGCGGTGGAGGTGGCCAATGCGCTGGCCGAGGGCGACCTGAGCGTGGTGATCGAGAGCGCGTCGAAGGACGAGGCGGGCCAGTTGCTGCTGGCGATGCAGCGCATGGTCGACCGGCTGCAGCAGGTGGTCGGCGAGGTCAACGCCAGTGCGCAGACCCTGGCCGGCGCCTCGGAGGAGGTCAATGCGACCGCGCAGTCGCTGAGCCAGGCCTCGACCGAGCAGGCCGCCGGGGTGGAGGAGACCAGCGCCTCGCTGGAGCAGATGACCGCCTCGATCGGGCAGAACACCGACAACGCGCGCATCACCGATGGCATGGCCGCGCAGGCGGCGCGGGAAACCTTGGAAGGCGGCGAAGCGGTGGTGGCCACGGTCGCGGCGATGAAGCAGATCGCGCAGAAGATCGGCATCATCGACGACATCGCCTACCAGACCAATCTGCTGGCGCTGAACGCGGCGATCGAGGCCGCGCGCGCCGGCGAGCATGGCAAGGGCTTCGCGGTCGTCGCCGCAGAAGTACGCAAGCTGGCCGAGCGCAGCCAGGTCGCCGCGCAGGAGATCGGCGAGGTCGCCGGCTCCAGCGTCGAACTGGCGGAGAAGGCCGGGCATCTGCTGGAGACCATCGTGCCCAGCATCAAGAAGACCTCCGACCTGGTGCAGGAGATCGCCGCCGCCTCGCAGGAACAGGCCTCGGGCGTGGCGCAGATCAACTCGGCGGTGATGCAGCTGAGCCAGACCACGCAGCAGAACGCCACCGCCTCCGAGGAACTGGCGGCGACCGCCGAGGAGATGAGTTCGCAGGCGCTGCAGTTGCAGAACAGCATGGCGTTCTTCCATCTGCCGGGACTGGCGCGCGGCGGCGTCGCGCACTTCGACGACGGCGATGCGGAAGCGACCCCGCGCTACCCGCGCGGGCGCTCGACAGGGCGCGAGCGCGCGGTCGCGACGCGTCGGCCGGGCAGCGCCAAGCCGGACCGCGCCGATGCGTTGCTGGGCCGTGCCTGA